Genomic window (Marinobacter fonticola):
TCCACCTCCGTAACGATGTAGTAAAGGTAGCGGCGAGCCCGCTTCGCCACTCGGTCGATGTAACGTGGATGGCTGGCATACCAGTTCAGCTGTTGCTCAATGCGTTCGTTGCTCAGCGTCAAGTCGAGGCCGAATTGCTCCCGTAGACGGCTCCATAGATCGTGCGCGACTTCATCTGCTTCAACGGTTTCTTCTGTGGGCTGCTCGAGACGCTCCCTGGCCCGGGCGGCCTGGGACTTGAGGGACGGTTCGATGGCGTCGTCAAGGACGGTGGTGTCGTCGGAGGGGGTCTCACCTTCAATGGCGGCTTTCAGTTCGTCGTCGCCGGCCGCAATAGAGACGCGTTCCGATTCGAGGAGTTCCCCTTCGCTGAGAGAACCGTTCTCCTCGTTCTGCCCGGAAAATGTCTGGCAACCGGCGAGCAGAATCGAGAGAAGAAGGGCAGATATCAGTCTTGCCAATGTCATAAACCGTCCGATATGTCCTGAGCTGCTGAGTGTGGGGCAGCGTGGCTTGGCGCTGCAACCCGCAGCAAAACTTCGCCGGATTCTATGGGAAGCCATTTTAGGGGGTCAAGAAAGCGTTTGTTACGTCCCGTATAGTTCAGAACGTAATAATTAGAATGTGTCTTTCGCGCGCCTTACTTGCGCAAAAACGCGGTCCTCGCCACTGAACTCGCCGTCCACGTCAACGCCGCGCTTGCCAACGGCCTGGGCCACCGCATCGTCGTCCCAGCGCAGGAACGGATTGAGCGCAAGCTCCTCTTCAAGCGTTGTCGGCAGGGTGGGTTCGCCGTTCTCGCGTTTCTGCTTACAGGCCGCCTCGAAGGCTTCGAGCCCATCGTCGTCGGGCAACAGGTCGCGGGAAAAGCGCAGGTTGGCCAGCGTATACTCGTGGGCACAATAAACCCGGGTATTGGGCGGCAGGCCGCGCAGTTTGGCCAGGGACTGACGCATCTGGACCGGAGTACCTTCGAACAGGCGCCCGCACCCGCAGGCAAAGAGCGTGTCGCCGCAAAACAGGGCCGGCGCGTCGTCGGTCACGTTCTGCTCGGAAATATAAGCGATGTGGTCAAGCGTATGTCCGGGCACTTCAAGTACGCTAAAGGTGATGTGCTGCCAGGTGACCGTATCGCCCTCTAGCAAAGGCTTGCTGATGCCATCGAAGGGAGAGTCCTTGGGGCCGTATATCTCTTTTGGGCGATACTTGCGCTCCAGGTCGGCTACGCCACCGACGTGATCGGGATGATGATGAGTGATCAGGATCACATCGAGTGTCAGGCCGTTTTCCGTAAGAAAGCGCTCGACCGGCTCTGACTGCCCGGGGTCGACGATGGCGGCAAGGTTGGTGTCGTGATCGATCAGGCACCAAATATAGTTGTCACTGAATGCGGGTATGGGAACGATAGAAAACATAATCACCGGCTGCGGTCAGCGAATGTAGACTGTTATCATAAAGGATTGCACGGGGCGGCCCAAGTTTCCGCGTATTCGTTCACCGTGATACTCGCTCTCAGAGGGAAGTCATGGCCAAATCCGGCACCATTAACTACAGTTCGCAGCGAGATGCCTTTGAAGGGTGGTTTCAGACGCCCCTTGGCCGGGCTTTGCTGGCGGATCAACGTGCGCAGATCGATGCGCAGCTCGCCAGGCATAGCGGCGCTCATCAACTACTGATTTCCGTGAGTCACCGCCTGCCACTGGCCAGGTCGACGGATTTCAGTATGCGCATGATGACGACGCCTCATTGGACGAGCCATCTTCCCGACGGTTTGGTGGTGTGCAACCCGGAGGAGCTGCCGTTTCCCAGCGAATCGGTCGATCTGGTTGTCATGCACCATACCCATGATTTTTCGGAGCGGCCGCATCAAGTGGTCAGGGAGGCTGCGCGCATTCTTCGCAGCTCAGGGCATTTGGTGATTATCGGCTTCAACCCTTTTAGCCTCTGGGGATTGCGTAAACTCATGGCCCGCCGGCAACAGCCGCCCTGGAGCGGTCGCTTTGCCACCGCCAACCGGCTGGAAGACTGGCTCAGTTTGCTCGAGTTTGAAATCGAAGCGTCGTCCAGCCACTTCTTTCGCCCGCCGCTAAAAGGCCAGCACGCACTTGACCGGCTGATTTCTCTGGAGAAATTTGGCCGCAGGTTGCATCTTCCCGCAGGCGCCTATTACTGTATCCGCGCCGAAAAGAGAGTGCTGGGCCGCACGACCAACCGCATCCGTTGGCGCAAGCCAAAGCCGGTTTCGATGCCCGTTGCCGGTGCCATGGGATCCTCGAGCGCGGCTCGCCGTGCCGCCGAGGACTCGCCTTCCAGATATCAGGATTAAGGGTTATGACAAAACGCGTTGTGCTTTACACCGATGGCGCCTGTAAAGGCAATCCGGGGCCCGGTGGTTGGGGTGCGGTGTTGAGCTACGGTGACGCCGAGCGGGAACTTCACGGGGGCGAACGGGAAACGACCAACAATAGAATGGAACTTATGGCTGCGATTCAGGGCCTGAAGGCGCTCAAGCGCTCCTGTCAGGTCGATGTCTACACGGACTCCCAGTACGTCCGCAAGGGCATTAGCGAGTGGATGCATAACTGGAAAAAGAATGGTTGGAAAACGGCCGCCAAGAAACCTGTGAAGAATGCCGACCTTTGGATGGCACTGGATGAGGAAGTCCGACGCCATGAGATTAACTGGCATTGGGTCAAAGGCCATGCCGGCGTACCCGGCAACGAGCGTGCGGACGCGCTGGCTAATAAGGGAGTTGAAGAACTCTCTGCATCTGCCTGATATTAAAGTATTAAAGAAGTAATTCCGGAGCGGACTATGCGACAAATTGTGCTCGACACCGAGACCACGGGTATTGACCCGGAACAGGGACACCGCATTATCGAAATTGGCTGTGTGGAGTTGATGGAGCGGCAGCTCACCGGTCGTCATTACCACGTCTACATCAACCCCGAGCGTGAGGTCGAGGCCGAGGCGATCCAGATCCACGGCATCACCAACGACTTCCTGGCAGATAAGCCGCTGTTCCGGGATATCGCGACCGAATTCTTTGAGTTCATCAAGGGTGCTGAGCTGGTCATTCACAACGCAGCGTTCGACGTGGGTTTCATGGACCACGAATTCCGCAAGCTGGGTACTGGCTGGAAGGTCGCAGAGCATTGCGGTGTGGTGGACTCATTGGCCATTGCCCGTAAGAGGCACCCTGGCCAGAAGAATAATCTCGACGCCCTGTGTAAGCGCTATGGTGTAGACAACAGCAACCGTGAGCTCCACGGCGCTTTGCTCGACGCCGAGATCCTTGCCGATGTCTTCCTCCTGCTAACCGGTGGGCAAACCGCCTTCTCATTGGATGCCGGCGCTGCGGATAGCGGTGACGCGGACGGTCGTATTCGCCGGCTATCGGCCGAGCGCCCTAAAACGCGGGTTATCCGCGCCAGCGATGAAGAAGTCCAGGCTCACGCCGAATTCCTCAAGGTCGTCGGTAAAGCCAGTGGCGAAGCGCTTTGGAACAAGCTGGAACCCGCGCCCCAAGCGGCCGAGTAAGTACCCGGTAATGCGTTGTAAAGAGCGGATAAATAAGTACACACAGCCGTTCTTGAGGTGCTTCAAATTTGTGTTATAAGTAGAGGTTAGTTCGACAATTTTCGGAACACGGCCGGCGCATAAGAACCTTCAATAACCGAAGTTTGACCGGCATTCTCGGTAAATGCCTCTGATAGCCGTCCCGGGATGGGACGCGCTTTTGCGCGTTAGCCAGCGTTTTAACGATAGCCACAGGTGGTGCCGGTCAGCCGGTCAGAGTCGTCATCTGAAAGCTCGGCAGGGGAAGCGGTGCTCTCCGCATTTTCTATGGGAAGCGTCATTATATGGTTCAATCGTCTTTAGCGACGAAGTCTCAGTCGTTTGATCTGGTCAAAAATGAAATCGAGCAGACCATCAAACACGCTGAGGCCAGCCTCGAGCGCTTTCAGGAAAACCGGGAGAGTGGAGAAGACCTGCAGAATTGCGTTGATTTCCTCAATCAGCTTCGCGGTATTTTCGTTCTGGTTGAACTGAGGGGAGGCACGCTGCTGTGCCAGGAAGCTGTCGCTGTCGCCAACGACGTGCCCGTCGGCGCGAATGACGATAAGAACCACCTGCTTACCGCGTTGAGCGGCGCTTTGTTTATTCTGCGGCGCTATGTCGAATACTATCAGCAGCAACGCGCCGACCACCCTGAACTGCTTCTGCCTATCACCAATGACTTGCGTGTTGCTCGGGGCGAGAAACCTTATCCCGAATCCTGCTTTTTCGAGATCGATTCGCGCAAAAGACCGAATTTTTGCGGCAACCTAGGCCTGAACCCACTCGGTGGCAACGAATCCGATTTCGAAATTCATGCCCGGCGTATGCGCCTGATGTACCAGATTGGCCTACTGGGCGTACTGCGTGAGCGCAATGAGCGAGTCAGCCACAAACTGCTCGCGAGAGCTTCCAAAGGTTTTGCGCGGCTTTGCGATGGTGCGCCGATGGGCCAGCTCTGGTGCCTAATGGGTATCGTTGCCGATACCATGCAGGACCGCGCCATGGGCTTTGGTAAGTCACGCAAGCGCCTACTGATGCGTATCGAGAAGTACACCCGGGAAATTGTTTATATCGGCAAAGTGGCGATTAACAAGGACGCGCCGGACTCGCTGTTCAAAGAGTTGGTCTACATTCTGTACCGTAGCGGCTCAGCCAACCCGGAAGTTTCGCAGATCCTGCAGGCTTACAACATAGTGCCGACGGAGTTCCCGGAAAATATTCTGGAATCCCATCGCAAGCGTCTTTATGGGCCGGGCACGGACGTGCTCAAGTCGTTGTCCACGGCGTTGCAAGAGGAGCTGAACCAGCTCAAAGACAAGGTCGATATCATCGAGCGTGGCATTGAGCCGGACCTCAACGAGCTATCCTCCATCGCTCACTCCCTGGAACAGCTTGCCAATACGTTGTCCGTGCTGGACCTGAACAAGCTGGCGGCTCTGGCCCGGAAGGAAGCCGCGCAATTGCGTAACTGGCATGCCGATAACCGGTTGCCGGGCGATGAAGAGCTTTACGATCTGGCCAACGCCGTGCTTAGTATCGAAGATGCTGCCATGCAAATGGTGACACGCGGTATTACCAGCGAAACCGATGCGCTGGCTATTGTCGAAGCTAATCGCGAAGAGTCTACCTATCTGAACGAAGCGCATATTGTGGTCGCCGACGAGGCCCGGGCAGCCTTGACGCTCGCAAAGCGCGCAATTACGGCGTTTATCGAATCGGATTACGACAAGCTGCACCTTGCTAATTTGCCAGCGACCCTACGCAGTATATGGGGTGGTTTCATGATGCTTGAAGATCGGGAGGGCGCGCAGGTGTTGGGGCGCGTCGCCGACGCGATTCAGAGCCGGTTGTTGGATGCGCGAGAGGCACCCCCGGCGACCGTGCTTGAGGCGCTGGCCGACGCGCTAACGTCGTTGGAATACTATATCGAAAGCATAGGGACCCGCGACGAACGCAATCAGGATCTGCTGAAATTGGCGGAGTCCTCATTGGCGGATGTCGGGCTTTAATTTCCTGTTCCGGGCTTATCCGCTGAGCCCCAGGCGTTAATCGACGGCTTCTTAACTTCGGCCGGGGTTGTGCCTTTATAGGTAAAGGCACGCGCTTTGCTCAAGCGATTCGGGAGTTATTCCGAGGCTTCCTGATAACAAAGAACCTAAAAGAGAGTTCCCTATGTCCCAGGACATTGCCCTCGTTGCGCTGGCTGCAGTCGGTGTCGTGCTTGCCTTGTTTGGACTCGCCTTTTTTATCCGGCCCCGATGGTTCTTTAGCTGGCTGAAAGGCACACTCGCTCTTTTCCTTATCGGCGCCGGGGCCTATGTCGCGTTGCTCGCCCTCGACCTACGCCATTATCAATCTCTCGACAGTATGCAGACGATTGCCACAATCGGCGTCTCCAAAACCGGCCCCCAGGCCTGGCGAGTGCGTTTGGAACGCACTGAGCAGCCACCGCTGGAGGTCGTGATTCGGGGTGACCAATGGCAGGTCGATGCGCGGATCATAAGGCTGGCAGGGCCGCTAAATTGGCTGGGAGTCAAGCCGGCCTATCGCCTTGAGCGCCTCAGCGGCCGTTACGTGAGTCTGGAGCAGGAGCGCTCGGGCCAACGCACGGTCCATCCTTTAGGTGAGGAGTCCTGGTTCGATACTTGGGTGCTCGACCAGAGTTTCGGCCTACCTTTTGTGGAAGCGGTCTATGGCAATGCGACGTTCATGCCCCTGAGAGACGGCGCCATCTTCGATGTGCGACTGTCCAGCACTGGGCTGGTAGCGTTGCCGGGCAACGAACAGGCCCGTGAAGCGATGGAAGAGTGGTTCCCGCAAGCGGGTTGAGAAGATCGGATTGAGGGTATAAGGAAGGTGTATAACGCTGGGCGTCGACGCGAGCCGCGTTCAATATGCGGCCCGCGAAAAGCCTCGGCCTTAGCCCATATTGAACAACTCGCCCAGCTTGGTTGCCAACATCATGTCGCCTTCGGCGCGCAGCTGGCCAGCCATGAAAGCCTGCATACCGTCGGTTTCGCCGGAGACGATACCCTGAAGGGTTTCGGAATTCATGATCAGAGTCACGGACGGATCATCGTGGGCGCCTTCATTCAACTTGCAGGTGCCGTCCTTGATGACCAAATGGTAGGTTTTGTCGTCTTCGATATCGAACTGGTAAACCAGATCCATGCCTGCGGCTGCGTCTGGATTGAAGTTCTGTTCCATTTTTTCGAAAATCTGTTGTACAGACATTATTCTTTCCTTTTTCTCGTGAGCGTCTAAAAGCGTATTGCCGAGATAGTGCCGGGAGCCGGCGGCAGTCGAATTACGGCGAAACCAGATCGACTTTAGGGGTAGGTCCAAACGCTGTCAAGCTTGATCGAACGCTTGTTTGAAAGTGATCAAGCAAAAGTATCTTCCAATTGTAGCCAAGTCGAAAATCGCCTCTAACGAACTTCGGGATGAGGCCCATCGAACCGCATCAAGCCGTTGTTCAGTACCCTTTCTTCTTTAGCCCGTTTTTAAGGGAGCCTCCGAAAGCCTGAAGCGATCCAGGAGTTATTCGGGGCCTCTTTGGGCGCGTTCGGCGATGCACTTGGGGAAATTTGCCCAATGGTCCTCGTGTGTGCCTGTAGCACTCGGTTACAATCGACCGGTTTAATCGTTATGCGCCGCTTAACCGTAAACGAAAGGTTCGCGGCGAAACTCTATCAGGCAAGTGGAGAGCGGATTTGGAATTTCTCACGGATTTTGGATTGTTCCTCGCCAAAACGGTTACGTTGGTTGTGGCCTTTCTCGTCGTGGTCACCGCCGTGGTTTCCGCCGCGCAGCGTAAACACGACAGCGAGGACATGGACGGCGAGCTTCATCTCAAGCGACTGAACGAGGGCTACAAGCGGCTGAAGGAAAACATTCACCAGAAGATGCTGGGCGAGTCCGACCGTAAGGCCTGGCTCAAGGCGCGCAAGAAAGAAAAGAAAGCCGACGCCAAGGCGCACAAGAAAGCGAAGTCCGAGGGCGAGGAAGAGAAGCCTAGCCCGCGCGTTTTCGTGATCGACTTCAATGGAGATATCAAGGCGAGCGATAACGACTCGCTACGCAAATCCATCACCGCAGTACTCAGCGTCGCTGAACCGGGTCGCGATGAGATCGTCGTGCGCCTCGAGAGTGGTGGAGGTCTGGTCCACGCCTATGGTCTGGCCGCCGCTCAGCTCGATCGCATTCGCAGCAAGGGCGTAACGTTAACGGCCTGTGTGGATAAGGTGGCCGCCAGTGGGGGTTATATGATGGCGTGCGTGGCGGACCGCATCGTGGCTTCGCCATTTGCGATCCTTGGCTCTATCGGCGTCGTGGCGCAGTTACCCAACTTTCATCGACTGCTGAAGAAGAACGATGTGGACTTTGAGGTATTGACGGCGGGCGAGCACAAGCGGACCCTGACTATCTTTGGCGAAAACACCGATAAAGGCCGGCAGAAATTCCTTGAGGATCTGGAGGACACGCACGGTCTGTTCAAGGAATATGTAAGCGAACGCCGGCCCTCGGTCGACATGACGCAAGTGGCCAACGGTGATATCTGGTTTGGCCGCCGTGCCTTGGACGTTCATCTCATTGACGAGCTGAAGACATCCGATGAGTATCTGATTGAGGCATGTGATCGGGCCGAGGTTGTCACCGTCAACTTCCGACGCAAGCGTACATTGCCGGAGAAGCTTGGTCTGGCCGCCAGTACCGCGCTTGAGCAGAGTATTTGGCGTGTTCTGAGCATACTGCGCAATCGCAACATCCAATAAGGGGCTGCTTCGGCGCTCCGGCATGAGATTCTAACATCCGATAACGCGATAGAAGGATTCGAGATGACCACCTATACAGCCTGGCGAGTACATGAAAAGGACGGCGAATACGTCGGTAGCACTGAGTCGGTGGATGCTGCAGATTTGCCGGATGGCGACATTCTTATCCGCGTCACTCATTCCTCGCTGAACTACAAGGACGCGCTATCGGCGTCGGGTAATAAGGGGGTTACCCGAAACTTTCCGCACACACCGGGTATCGATGCTGGCGGCGAAGTTGTCGAGAGCAACACGGACCAATTCACGGTTGGCCAGCCGGTCATTGTCACCGGTTACGATCTCGGCATGAACACCGATGGTGGGTTCGGGGAGTATATTCGTGTGCCGGCCAATTGGGTTGTCGCCATGCCGAAGGGCTGGGATGCTCATAAAGCCATGGTATATGGCACAGCCGGACTCACGGCGGGCTTGTGCGTGAACAAGCTACTGAAAATGGGCGCCAAGCCTGAGCAGGGTCCGGTTGTCGTTACCGGGGCGAGCGGTGCGGTCGGCACGGTCGCCGTTGAAATCCTGTCCGGACTTGGCTTCGAGGTTACTGCGGTCAGTGGCAAATCAGGACAGGCCGAGCATCTTCGCCAATTAGGCGCAAAAGAGTTGCTGGGTCGCGATAGTCTCGATCCGGAAAAGAAGCCGCTGCTTAAACCAAAGTTCGCTAACGCGGTGGATACCGTGGGTGGCGGACCGTTGGCAGAGCTGTTGAAGCAGATCATGCCCGGTGGTTCAGTGGCCTGTTGTGGGCTGGTGGCCGGCATAGAGGTGCCAACGACGGTTGTTCCCTTCATTCTGCGCGGAGTCAACTTGCTGGGCGTGGATTCGGTTGAGATTCCGTTGGCCGATAAGCGCGCGATCTGGGAAAAGCTGTCGGGGGAGTGGGCGTGTACCGTTGCTGAGAATTCGGCAAAGACCATTGGCAAGCCGGATTTGGACGATGCGCTTCAGGCTTTCCTGAAAGGGGCCTCAGCCGGGAAAGTGGTGTTGGATCATTCCATTTGACCGCCTTATGCGCTATCTAGGCTAACAACGGCCGATAGCCAAAAGTTATCAAAAAGCCAAAAAAAAGACGGCCTGCGAGCCGTCTTTTTTATAGCCTGTATCCCATCTGACATTCTGAACGATCAGGATGTCTCGGCTGCACGCCGACGGAACAGCGGCTCCTTGTCATCCACCGCAGCCTGATAGGTGTTGCTGAAGAAATTCAGGCAATGCTCGGCTTGGCTGATATCCTTGTCGGGGCGCAGGGCATAGGCATCGAAGCCACAGCGCTTCATGTAGAACAGCTGATCCAGCAGGACGTCGCCAACGGCACGCAGTTCGCCCTTGTAGCCATAACGCTCGCGCAGTAAGCGCCCGATGCTGTAGCCGCGGCCGTCGGTGAACTTGGGGAAGTTAACGGCGATCACCGGCAGGTCGTCGAGCACATCGGCGAAGGCTTCGGGCTCTTCATGGCTATCGAACCAGATGCCGATGTCGTTACGGCCGGCATACCGATCGCGATTTTCTTTCCATACCGTGGCTGGAAGCAAAGCCGGACCTTCCGGCAGCGCCAGCTCCTGACCTTCTTCCGGTGCGGATACCAACGTCCACTCATCGTCATGGACGCCGTCGTGGCGAATCAAATCAGGCATATACACGCTCCTTAAAAGGATCGATACCGATGCGTCGATAGGTGTCCAGGAAAGTTTCTTCCTCGGTCCGGTTGTCGACGAAAACATCGATGATCTTCTCGATAACCTGGGGCATGTCTTCTCTCGCGAAGGAGGGGCCCAGAATCTTACCCAGTGACGCATCCCGCTGGGACGAACCGCCCAGTGAAATCTGATAGAACTCTTGGCCTTTCTTGTCCACGCCGAGTACACCGATGTTGCCTACGTGATGGTGGCCACAGGCGTTCATACAGCCGGAAATGTTCAGGTCGATATCGCCCAAGTCGTAAACGTAATCCATATCGTCGAAACGCGTCTGGATCGCCTCGGCTACCGGAATGGACTTGGCATTGGCCAGGGCGCAGTAGTCGCCACCCGGGCAGCAGATAATATCGGTCAGCGTACCCAGATTGGCCGTAGCAAAGCCCATCGGTCGCATGGTTTGCCACAGCTCGAACAGCTGATCCTGGCGCACGTCTGCCAGTACAACATTCTGCTGGTGGGTGACGCGCAGTTCACCGAAGCTGTACTGCTCGGTTAGATCGGCGAGCTGCTCAAGCTGACGATCACTAACGTCGCCGGGCGGAACCCCGGTTTTCTTCAGGGTAAGCGTGGCGATACAGTAGCCCGGTTTCTTGTGCTTGCTGACGTTGCGCTTGACCCAGCTATCGAAAGCTTTGCTCTCAGCGCGTTGAGTCTGAAGACCATCCGGATTGTCATCAAGCGACTGGTAATCCGGCTCGGTGAAGAAACGCTTCACGTTATCGACGGCTTCGCGGGTAAGGCGCGTCGGAGAGTCTTTGATATGCGCCCACTCAGCTTCGACCTTTTCGGCGAAGACATCCGGGGTCATCGCTTTGACCAGAATCTTGATTCGCGCCTTAAATTTGTTGTCGCGGCGACCGTACCGGTTATACACCCTCAGAATCGCTTCCAGGTAGGTCAGCAGGTCCAGCTCCGGTAAAAATTCGCGGATTACCGGGCCAACGACCGGCGTGCGGCCCAGCCCACCGCCAACGTAGACGCGGAAACCGAACTCGCCCGCCTCGTTGTTCACCAATTCCAGGCCGATATCGTGAACCTGCACCGCGGCGCGGTCAGTGCCTTCCGATGCGTTGACCGCGATCTTGAACTTCCGCGGCAGGAACGCGAATTCCGGGTGATAGGTCGACCATTGACGGATCAGTTCGCAGTAAGGGCGTGGATCAGTGAGCTCTTCTGTCTGGACGCCGGCGAACTGGTCGGTTGTGGTATTACGAATGCAGTTGCCGCTGGTTTGGTTGGCGTGCATTTCGACTTCAGCCAGTTCGGCCAAAATGTCAGGCACGTCCGCAACAGCCGGCCAGTTAAACTGAACGTTTTGACGCGTGGTGAAGTGCGCATAGCCCTTGTCGTAGTCGCGGCTTATGCGGGCCAGGCGGCGGAGCTGGTTTGCGCGTAGCATGCCATAGGGAATGGCGATGCGAAGCATAGGCGCAAGGCGCTGCACATAAAGGCCGTTCTGCAAACGCAACGGCAAGAACTCGTCTTCGGCGAGTTCACCGGCGAGGGCACGATCCGTCTGATGCCGGAACTGCGCCACGCGCTCATTCAGGATCTGGCGATCGTATTCGTCGTAAACGTACATA
Coding sequences:
- the dnaQ gene encoding DNA polymerase III subunit epsilon; this translates as MRQIVLDTETTGIDPEQGHRIIEIGCVELMERQLTGRHYHVYINPEREVEAEAIQIHGITNDFLADKPLFRDIATEFFEFIKGAELVIHNAAFDVGFMDHEFRKLGTGWKVAEHCGVVDSLAIARKRHPGQKNNLDALCKRYGVDNSNRELHGALLDAEILADVFLLLTGGQTAFSLDAGAADSGDADGRIRRLSAERPKTRVIRASDEEVQAHAEFLKVVGKASGEALWNKLEPAPQAAE
- the gloB gene encoding hydroxyacylglutathione hydrolase, whose amino-acid sequence is MFSIVPIPAFSDNYIWCLIDHDTNLAAIVDPGQSEPVERFLTENGLTLDVILITHHHPDHVGGVADLERKYRPKEIYGPKDSPFDGISKPLLEGDTVTWQHITFSVLEVPGHTLDHIAYISEQNVTDDAPALFCGDTLFACGCGRLFEGTPVQMRQSLAKLRGLPPNTRVYCAHEYTLANLRFSRDLLPDDDGLEAFEAACKQKRENGEPTLPTTLEEELALNPFLRWDDDAVAQAVGKRGVDVDGEFSGEDRVFAQVRRAKDTF
- the sohB gene encoding protease SohB; translation: MEFLTDFGLFLAKTVTLVVAFLVVVTAVVSAAQRKHDSEDMDGELHLKRLNEGYKRLKENIHQKMLGESDRKAWLKARKKEKKADAKAHKKAKSEGEEEKPSPRVFVIDFNGDIKASDNDSLRKSITAVLSVAEPGRDEIVVRLESGGGLVHAYGLAAAQLDRIRSKGVTLTACVDKVAASGGYMMACVADRIVASPFAILGSIGVVAQLPNFHRLLKKNDVDFEVLTAGEHKRTLTIFGENTDKGRQKFLEDLEDTHGLFKEYVSERRPSVDMTQVANGDIWFGRRALDVHLIDELKTSDEYLIEACDRAEVVTVNFRRKRTLPEKLGLAASTALEQSIWRVLSILRNRNIQ
- a CDS encoding YhdH/YhfP family quinone oxidoreductase; translated protein: MTTYTAWRVHEKDGEYVGSTESVDAADLPDGDILIRVTHSSLNYKDALSASGNKGVTRNFPHTPGIDAGGEVVESNTDQFTVGQPVIVTGYDLGMNTDGGFGEYIRVPANWVVAMPKGWDAHKAMVYGTAGLTAGLCVNKLLKMGAKPEQGPVVVTGASGAVGTVAVEILSGLGFEVTAVSGKSGQAEHLRQLGAKELLGRDSLDPEKKPLLKPKFANAVDTVGGGPLAELLKQIMPGGSVACCGLVAGIEVPTTVVPFILRGVNLLGVDSVEIPLADKRAIWEKLSGEWACTVAENSAKTIGKPDLDDALQAFLKGASAGKVVLDHSI
- a CDS encoding class I SAM-dependent methyltransferase; its protein translation is MAKSGTINYSSQRDAFEGWFQTPLGRALLADQRAQIDAQLARHSGAHQLLISVSHRLPLARSTDFSMRMMTTPHWTSHLPDGLVVCNPEELPFPSESVDLVVMHHTHDFSERPHQVVREAARILRSSGHLVIIGFNPFSLWGLRKLMARRQQPPWSGRFATANRLEDWLSLLEFEIEASSSHFFRPPLKGQHALDRLISLEKFGRRLHLPAGAYYCIRAEKRVLGRTTNRIRWRKPKPVSMPVAGAMGSSSAARRAAEDSPSRYQD
- a CDS encoding nitrite/sulfite reductase, whose protein sequence is MYVYDEYDRQILNERVAQFRHQTDRALAGELAEDEFLPLRLQNGLYVQRLAPMLRIAIPYGMLRANQLRRLARISRDYDKGYAHFTTRQNVQFNWPAVADVPDILAELAEVEMHANQTSGNCIRNTTTDQFAGVQTEELTDPRPYCELIRQWSTYHPEFAFLPRKFKIAVNASEGTDRAAVQVHDIGLELVNNEAGEFGFRVYVGGGLGRTPVVGPVIREFLPELDLLTYLEAILRVYNRYGRRDNKFKARIKILVKAMTPDVFAEKVEAEWAHIKDSPTRLTREAVDNVKRFFTEPDYQSLDDNPDGLQTQRAESKAFDSWVKRNVSKHKKPGYCIATLTLKKTGVPPGDVSDRQLEQLADLTEQYSFGELRVTHQQNVVLADVRQDQLFELWQTMRPMGFATANLGTLTDIICCPGGDYCALANAKSIPVAEAIQTRFDDMDYVYDLGDIDLNISGCMNACGHHHVGNIGVLGVDKKGQEFYQISLGGSSQRDASLGKILGPSFAREDMPQVIEKIIDVFVDNRTEEETFLDTYRRIGIDPFKERVYA
- a CDS encoding SCP2 sterol-binding domain-containing protein → MSVQQIFEKMEQNFNPDAAAGMDLVYQFDIEDDKTYHLVIKDGTCKLNEGAHDDPSVTLIMNSETLQGIVSGETDGMQAFMAGQLRAEGDMMLATKLGELFNMG
- a CDS encoding chemotaxis protein; amino-acid sequence: MVQSSLATKSQSFDLVKNEIEQTIKHAEASLERFQENRESGEDLQNCVDFLNQLRGIFVLVELRGGTLLCQEAVAVANDVPVGANDDKNHLLTALSGALFILRRYVEYYQQQRADHPELLLPITNDLRVARGEKPYPESCFFEIDSRKRPNFCGNLGLNPLGGNESDFEIHARRMRLMYQIGLLGVLRERNERVSHKLLARASKGFARLCDGAPMGQLWCLMGIVADTMQDRAMGFGKSRKRLLMRIEKYTREIVYIGKVAINKDAPDSLFKELVYILYRSGSANPEVSQILQAYNIVPTEFPENILESHRKRLYGPGTDVLKSLSTALQEELNQLKDKVDIIERGIEPDLNELSSIAHSLEQLANTLSVLDLNKLAALARKEAAQLRNWHADNRLPGDEELYDLANAVLSIEDAAMQMVTRGITSETDALAIVEANREESTYLNEAHIVVADEARAALTLAKRAITAFIESDYDKLHLANLPATLRSIWGGFMMLEDREGAQVLGRVADAIQSRLLDAREAPPATVLEALADALTSLEYYIESIGTRDERNQDLLKLAESSLADVGL
- a CDS encoding DUF934 domain-containing protein codes for the protein MPDLIRHDGVHDDEWTLVSAPEEGQELALPEGPALLPATVWKENRDRYAGRNDIGIWFDSHEEPEAFADVLDDLPVIAVNFPKFTDGRGYSIGRLLRERYGYKGELRAVGDVLLDQLFYMKRCGFDAYALRPDKDISQAEHCLNFFSNTYQAAVDDKEPLFRRRAAETS
- the rnhA gene encoding ribonuclease HI → MTKRVVLYTDGACKGNPGPGGWGAVLSYGDAERELHGGERETTNNRMELMAAIQGLKALKRSCQVDVYTDSQYVRKGISEWMHNWKKNGWKTAAKKPVKNADLWMALDEEVRRHEINWHWVKGHAGVPGNERADALANKGVEELSASA
- a CDS encoding multidrug transporter; the encoded protein is MSQDIALVALAAVGVVLALFGLAFFIRPRWFFSWLKGTLALFLIGAGAYVALLALDLRHYQSLDSMQTIATIGVSKTGPQAWRVRLERTEQPPLEVVIRGDQWQVDARIIRLAGPLNWLGVKPAYRLERLSGRYVSLEQERSGQRTVHPLGEESWFDTWVLDQSFGLPFVEAVYGNATFMPLRDGAIFDVRLSSTGLVALPGNEQAREAMEEWFPQAG